One Engraulis encrasicolus isolate BLACKSEA-1 chromosome 5, IST_EnEncr_1.0, whole genome shotgun sequence DNA segment encodes these proteins:
- the tpbgb gene encoding trophoblast glycoprotein b isoform X2, translating into MRASLTVTQKVKGNQPNLCLWRVYVMVVFLSVVGLSSASACPSKCVCQNTSVLCENMDLTAIPQPLPEDIETLIVTGNNITRLTTDSFPKRLAQLTEVHLTGNHIEEIESGVFYNVPNLSLLDLSDNRIRSVSGEAFAADNTLLSLNLSKSLYSYSYTGELTRLFNNSTPKLSKLDLSNNKMVFLPDSMFTGLPDLAFLDLRNNSIVSVSSETFRNPLLGVLDLRDNALREMSNGTLFDFSANPTLTDIRITDNPWLCDCNIIDMQDWLRKSHQVLDKQSITCDGPDYLKGRLLLQVEPSQLSCNYNGELEGVLETSYVFLGMVLALIGVIFLLVLYLNRKGIKRWMYNIRDACRDHMEGYHYS; encoded by the exons ATGCGCGCGAGTCTGACGGTTACGCAAAAAGTTAAAGGAAATCAACCCAATCTGTGCCTATGGAGAGTATATGTGATGGTTGTTTTCCTTTCTGTTGTCGGACTCTCTTCTGCGTCTGCATGTCCCAGCAAATGTGTGTGCCAGAATACATCCGTTCTATGCGAAAACATGGACCTCACAGCAATTCCACAACCATTACCCGAGGACATCGAGACGTTGATTGTAACTGGAAACAACATCACGCGTCTCACCACTGATTCTTTCCCTAAGCGTCTTGCACAACTTACTGAAGTGCATTTGACGGGGAATCACATAGAAGAAATCGAATCTGGTGTGTTTTATAATGTGCCCAATTTAAGTTTGCTGGACCTTAGTGATAACAGGATACGAAGCGTCAGTGGTGAGGCATTCGCTGCTGATAACACGCTGCTCTCGTTAAATCTGAGCAAATCTCTGTACAGTTATTCTTACACCGGCGAATTAACTCGCCTCTTCAACAATAGCACACCGAAGCTTTCCAAACTGGATTTATCCAACAACAAAATGGTTTTCTTGCCGGACAGCATGTTCACCGGTCTACCAGACCTGGCTTTCTTGGATCTGCGCAACAATTCCATCGTATCAGTGAGCAGTGAGACTTTTAGAAACCCACTCCTGGGTGTGCTGGACCTACGAGACAACGCGCTGCGAGAGATGTCTAATGGAACGTTATTCGACTTCAGCGCAAACCCCACATTAACAGACATCAGGATAACAGACAACCCCTGGCTGTGTGACTGCAACATCATAGACATGCAGGACTGGCTGAGGAAAAGCCATCAGGTTTTGGATAAGCAAAGCATCACCTGCGATGGACCTGATTACTTGAAGGGGCGTCTTTTGCTACAGGTTGAGCCGTCGCAGCTCAGTTGCAATTACAACGGAGAACTGGAGGGGGTGCTAGAGACGTCGTACGTCTTCCTGGGCATGGTGCTGGCACTGATCGGGGTCATCTTTCTGCTGGTGCTGTACCTGAATAGGAAGGGCATCAAACGGTGGATGTACAACATTCGGGACGCCTGTAGGGACCACATGGAAGGTTATCACTACAG CTGA
- the tpbgb gene encoding trophoblast glycoprotein b isoform X1, with amino-acid sequence MRASLTVTQKVKGNQPNLCLWRVYVMVVFLSVVGLSSASACPSKCVCQNTSVLCENMDLTAIPQPLPEDIETLIVTGNNITRLTTDSFPKRLAQLTEVHLTGNHIEEIESGVFYNVPNLSLLDLSDNRIRSVSGEAFAADNTLLSLNLSKSLYSYSYTGELTRLFNNSTPKLSKLDLSNNKMVFLPDSMFTGLPDLAFLDLRNNSIVSVSSETFRNPLLGVLDLRDNALREMSNGTLFDFSANPTLTDIRITDNPWLCDCNIIDMQDWLRKSHQVLDKQSITCDGPDYLKGRLLLQVEPSQLSCNYNGELEGVLETSYVFLGMVLALIGVIFLLVLYLNRKGIKRWMYNIRDACRDHMEGYHYRYEINSDPRLANLSLNSDV; translated from the coding sequence ATGCGCGCGAGTCTGACGGTTACGCAAAAAGTTAAAGGAAATCAACCCAATCTGTGCCTATGGAGAGTATATGTGATGGTTGTTTTCCTTTCTGTTGTCGGACTCTCTTCTGCGTCTGCATGTCCCAGCAAATGTGTGTGCCAGAATACATCCGTTCTATGCGAAAACATGGACCTCACAGCAATTCCACAACCATTACCCGAGGACATCGAGACGTTGATTGTAACTGGAAACAACATCACGCGTCTCACCACTGATTCTTTCCCTAAGCGTCTTGCACAACTTACTGAAGTGCATTTGACGGGGAATCACATAGAAGAAATCGAATCTGGTGTGTTTTATAATGTGCCCAATTTAAGTTTGCTGGACCTTAGTGATAACAGGATACGAAGCGTCAGTGGTGAGGCATTCGCTGCTGATAACACGCTGCTCTCGTTAAATCTGAGCAAATCTCTGTACAGTTATTCTTACACCGGCGAATTAACTCGCCTCTTCAACAATAGCACACCGAAGCTTTCCAAACTGGATTTATCCAACAACAAAATGGTTTTCTTGCCGGACAGCATGTTCACCGGTCTACCAGACCTGGCTTTCTTGGATCTGCGCAACAATTCCATCGTATCAGTGAGCAGTGAGACTTTTAGAAACCCACTCCTGGGTGTGCTGGACCTACGAGACAACGCGCTGCGAGAGATGTCTAATGGAACGTTATTCGACTTCAGCGCAAACCCCACATTAACAGACATCAGGATAACAGACAACCCCTGGCTGTGTGACTGCAACATCATAGACATGCAGGACTGGCTGAGGAAAAGCCATCAGGTTTTGGATAAGCAAAGCATCACCTGCGATGGACCTGATTACTTGAAGGGGCGTCTTTTGCTACAGGTTGAGCCGTCGCAGCTCAGTTGCAATTACAACGGAGAACTGGAGGGGGTGCTAGAGACGTCGTACGTCTTCCTGGGCATGGTGCTGGCACTGATCGGGGTCATCTTTCTGCTGGTGCTGTACCTGAATAGGAAGGGCATCAAACGGTGGATGTACAACATTCGGGACGCCTGTAGGGACCACATGGAAGGTTATCACTACAGGTACGAGATCAACTCAGACCCAAGGCTGGCCAACCTCAGCCTCAACTCGGACGTCTGA